One Gemmatimonadaceae bacterium DNA segment encodes these proteins:
- a CDS encoding polyribonucleotide nucleotidyltransferase, translating into MQRIEKTFAGRKLVIETGRMAKQAAGSALVTYGETMVLAAVTVSENKSSLPFFPLTVEYKEKTYAAGKIPGGYIKREGRPSDNEILTCRIVDRSIRPLFPEGFQNEVQVVIYVISADQENKPDTLALLATSFALASSQAPWNTPIAGVRVGRIQDKWVLNPTFQQLEYSDIDMMVAGSSDSIMMVEGGALEVSEDDVVEAITVAHKGIKELIAMQEELLAKADTKEQMAWAKHEPAADLVKRVGDLASERIAKALNQADKATRVKAIELVKREVAAQIVAETPDMGKDAGSILDGMEYDALRAQVLDTKKRVDGRAVNEVRQITIETGLLPRVHGSSLFTRGQTQALVAVTLGTGNDVQRLDSIDDPQEQTKSFMLHYNFPPFSTGEAKPMRGTSRREIGHGNLAERAIQAVLPPFEEFPYTVRIVSEILESNGSSSMASVCGSSLSLYDAGVPIKAAVAGVAMGLIKEGKKYAILTDILGTEDHLGDMDFKVAGTEHGITSIQMDIKIDGLDLKIMTEALAQAKEGRLHILGEMAKALNAPNAELSQYAPRIVTLTISPEKIGDLIGPKGKTIRGIQDETGAELTVDDSGLVTIAAVGGEAMERAKQMVKAITAEPVVGDTYEGTVKSITAFGAFVEIMPGTEALLHVSEIKWERVDKTEDVLKKGERVTVKLVDRDERGRLRLSMKALLPKPEGYVEREPREPRESSGGEDRGDRGSSRGRPPRR; encoded by the coding sequence ATGCAGAGAATCGAGAAGACCTTCGCGGGCCGCAAGCTCGTCATCGAAACCGGCCGCATGGCCAAGCAGGCCGCCGGCTCCGCGCTGGTGACCTACGGCGAGACGATGGTGCTCGCCGCCGTCACGGTCAGCGAGAACAAGAGCTCCCTGCCGTTCTTCCCGCTGACGGTCGAGTACAAGGAGAAGACCTACGCCGCCGGCAAGATCCCGGGTGGCTACATCAAGCGTGAAGGCCGTCCCTCGGACAACGAGATCCTGACGTGTCGCATCGTCGACCGCTCGATCCGCCCGCTGTTCCCGGAGGGCTTCCAGAATGAGGTGCAGGTCGTGATCTACGTGATCTCGGCCGACCAGGAGAACAAGCCCGACACGCTCGCGCTGCTCGCCACGAGCTTCGCGCTGGCATCGTCGCAGGCGCCCTGGAACACGCCGATCGCGGGCGTGCGCGTCGGCCGGATCCAGGACAAGTGGGTGTTGAACCCCACCTTCCAGCAGCTCGAATACAGCGACATCGACATGATGGTCGCCGGTTCGTCGGACTCGATCATGATGGTCGAGGGCGGTGCGCTGGAAGTGAGCGAGGACGATGTGGTCGAGGCGATCACCGTCGCGCACAAGGGCATCAAGGAGCTGATCGCGATGCAGGAAGAGCTGCTCGCGAAGGCCGACACGAAGGAGCAGATGGCGTGGGCGAAGCACGAGCCTGCCGCGGATCTCGTCAAGCGCGTCGGCGACCTGGCCTCGGAGCGCATCGCGAAGGCGCTGAACCAGGCCGACAAGGCCACGCGCGTGAAGGCGATCGAGCTGGTCAAGCGTGAGGTCGCTGCGCAGATCGTGGCCGAGACGCCGGACATGGGCAAGGATGCGGGCAGCATCCTCGACGGCATGGAGTACGACGCGCTGCGCGCCCAGGTGCTCGACACCAAGAAGCGCGTGGACGGGCGTGCGGTGAACGAAGTGCGCCAGATCACCATCGAGACGGGATTGCTCCCGCGCGTGCACGGCTCGTCGCTGTTCACCCGCGGACAGACGCAGGCGCTCGTCGCGGTCACGCTCGGCACCGGCAACGACGTGCAGCGCCTCGACTCGATCGACGATCCGCAGGAGCAGACGAAGTCGTTCATGCTCCACTACAACTTCCCGCCGTTCAGCACCGGCGAAGCGAAGCCGATGCGTGGCACCAGCCGTCGCGAGATCGGCCATGGCAACCTCGCCGAGCGCGCGATCCAGGCCGTGCTGCCGCCATTCGAGGAGTTCCCGTACACCGTCCGCATCGTGTCCGAGATCCTCGAGTCCAACGGCTCCAGCTCGATGGCATCGGTGTGCGGAAGCTCGCTGTCGCTCTATGACGCGGGCGTGCCGATCAAGGCGGCGGTCGCCGGTGTGGCGATGGGCCTGATCAAGGAAGGGAAGAAGTACGCGATCCTCACCGACATCCTCGGCACCGAAGACCATCTCGGCGACATGGACTTCAAGGTGGCCGGCACGGAGCACGGCATCACGTCGATCCAGATGGACATCAAGATCGACGGCCTCGACCTGAAGATCATGACCGAGGCGCTGGCGCAGGCCAAGGAAGGCCGCCTGCACATCCTCGGCGAGATGGCGAAGGCACTCAACGCCCCGAACGCCGAGCTGTCGCAGTACGCCCCGCGCATCGTCACGCTGACCATCAGCCCCGAGAAGATCGGCGACCTGATCGGCCCGAAGGGCAAGACGATCCGTGGCATCCAGGACGAGACGGGCGCGGAACTCACCGTGGACGACTCGGGTCTCGTCACCATCGCCGCCGTCGGCGGCGAGGCGATGGAGCGCGCGAAGCAGATGGTGAAGGCCATCACCGCGGAGCCGGTCGTCGGCGACACGTACGAAGGCACCGTCAAGAGCATCACGGCCTTCGGCGCGTTCGTCGAGATCATGCCCGGCACCGAGGCGCTGCTGCACGTCTCCGAGATCAAGTGGGAGCGCGTGGACAAGACCGAGGACGTGCTCAAGAAGGGTGAGCGCGTGACGGTGAAGCTGGTGGACCGCGACGAGCGTGGCCGCCTGCGCCTGTCGATGAAGGCGCTGCTCCCGAAGCCGGAAGGCTACGTCGAGCGCGAGCCGCGTGAGCCGCGTGAGTCGTCCGGTGGCGAAGATCGTGGGGACCGCGGCAGCTCGCGCGGTCGCCCGCCGCGCCGGTAA
- the rpsO gene encoding 30S ribosomal protein S15: protein MAFEKAAAIEKHRQHETDTGSTHVQISILTERINYLTGHFRTHKKDHHGRQGLLKMVGRRRRLLDYLKRTDLAGYRKIIADLGLRY from the coding sequence ATGGCATTCGAAAAGGCTGCAGCAATCGAGAAGCATCGCCAGCACGAGACCGACACCGGCTCGACGCACGTGCAGATCTCGATTCTCACGGAACGGATCAATTATCTCACTGGTCACTTCCGCACGCACAAGAAGGACCATCACGGGCGTCAGGGCCTGCTGAAGATGGTCGGGCGACGTCGTCGCCTCCTCGACTACCTCAAGCGTACCGATCTGGCCGGGTACCGGAAGATCATCGCAGACCTTGGCCTCCGGTATTAA
- a CDS encoding insulinase family protein gives MIALATPPETGVSRTVLPNGLTVLSEYVPGVRSVAIGAWLRSGSMHERREQMGIAHMLEHMVFKGTQKYSAKALALSLEVLGGSLDAYTTREHTSFQARVLDEHLPQAADVLFELCFRPLLRDEDLRLERKVILEEIAMVDDTPDDVVFELHADRMYPSHPYGHAILGTPSTVKRLSVADLRALHERTCHPPQLVLAAAGNVTHERLLEVLDETGWAGQPAGVTEWLPVPPAPQVIGQSYGHVPRKDIAQTHLVLACEAPRHGDPRRHALSVASALLGGGMSSRLFQEVREELGLAYSVYSFYNTFLDNGQHGVYLATAPGQSREAYQVVCRVMAGVAAGAMPDEEIASGISQLKGQLVLSLEGVSSRLYRAAEVALYDEPYRPLDALLAELDAVTPAQVREACAAFLDPSQCSVLSLGPVAAA, from the coding sequence ATGATCGCACTCGCGACGCCGCCTGAGACAGGCGTCTCGCGGACGGTGCTGCCGAACGGCCTGACCGTGCTCTCGGAATACGTTCCGGGAGTGCGGTCAGTTGCCATCGGGGCGTGGCTGCGCTCGGGCTCCATGCACGAGCGCCGCGAGCAGATGGGCATCGCCCACATGCTCGAGCACATGGTGTTCAAGGGCACGCAGAAGTACAGCGCGAAGGCGCTGGCGCTGTCGCTCGAGGTGCTCGGCGGCTCGCTCGATGCATACACCACGCGGGAGCACACGTCGTTCCAGGCACGCGTGCTCGACGAGCACCTGCCCCAGGCCGCCGACGTGCTCTTCGAGCTCTGCTTCCGCCCGCTGCTCCGCGACGAGGACCTGCGCCTGGAGCGCAAGGTGATCCTCGAGGAAATCGCGATGGTGGACGACACGCCGGACGACGTGGTCTTCGAGCTGCACGCCGATCGGATGTACCCGTCGCATCCGTACGGGCACGCGATCCTCGGGACGCCCTCGACGGTGAAGCGGCTGTCGGTGGCCGACCTGCGGGCGCTGCACGAGCGCACCTGTCACCCGCCGCAGCTGGTCCTGGCGGCGGCGGGCAACGTGACGCACGAGCGGCTCCTGGAAGTGCTGGACGAGACCGGCTGGGCAGGGCAGCCGGCCGGTGTCACGGAGTGGCTGCCGGTCCCGCCCGCGCCGCAGGTGATCGGCCAGTCGTACGGCCACGTGCCGCGCAAGGACATCGCCCAGACGCACCTCGTGCTGGCCTGCGAGGCCCCGCGCCACGGCGATCCGCGGCGGCATGCGCTGTCGGTGGCCTCGGCGCTGCTCGGGGGCGGGATGAGCTCACGGCTCTTCCAGGAGGTCCGGGAGGAGCTGGGGCTCGCCTACAGCGTGTACTCGTTCTACAACACGTTCCTCGACAACGGGCAGCACGGCGTGTATCTCGCCACGGCGCCGGGGCAGTCACGCGAGGCGTACCAGGTCGTCTGCCGGGTGATGGCCGGCGTGGCGGCCGGTGCCATGCCCGACGAGGAGATCGCGTCGGGGATCAGCCAGCTGAAGGGCCAGCTGGTGCTGTCGCTCGAGGGGGTGTCGTCCCGGCTCTATCGCGCGGCGGAGGTGGCGCTGTACGACGAGCCGTACCGCCCGCTCGACGCCCTCCTGGCGGAGCTGGACGCCGTCACGCCGGCGCAGGTGCGAGAGGCCTGTGCGGCGTTCCTGGATCCGTCGCAGTGCAGTGTCCTGAGCCTCGGGCCCGTGGCCGCGGCGTGA
- the ald gene encoding alanine dehydrogenase — MKIGVPKEIKTNENRVALVPAGAEALVAAGHAVHVETGAGLGSGFSDADYAEVGATIMPDAASTWAAAELLLKVKEPIAVEWPHLRPDLTLFTYLHFAADETLTRAHLASGATCIAYETVELPTRELPLLTPMSEVAGRMAVQEGAKYLEKLYGGRGVLLGGVPGVPAAKVVILGGGVVGTNAAKIAAGMGAKVTILDLSLERLRYLSDVMPANVSLIHSNRHNILDQISTADLVIGGVLIPGAKAPKLIRKDDLKRMRPGAVIVDVAVDQGGCVETIHATTHENPTYTVEGVIHYAVANMPGGVPRTSTLALTNATFPYVMLLATHGWRKALAMNGALLKGLNMTAGQTTYRAVAESFGLPFSEPAQFVA; from the coding sequence ATGAAGATCGGCGTCCCGAAAGAGATCAAGACGAACGAGAACCGCGTTGCGCTGGTGCCGGCCGGCGCCGAGGCGCTGGTGGCTGCTGGCCACGCCGTGCATGTCGAGACCGGCGCAGGCCTGGGCAGCGGCTTCAGTGACGCGGACTACGCGGAGGTGGGCGCGACGATCATGCCCGACGCCGCCTCCACCTGGGCCGCCGCCGAGCTGCTCCTGAAGGTCAAGGAGCCGATCGCCGTCGAGTGGCCGCACCTGCGTCCCGACCTGACGCTGTTCACCTACCTGCACTTCGCGGCCGACGAGACGCTGACGCGTGCGCACCTGGCGAGCGGTGCGACCTGCATCGCCTACGAGACGGTGGAGCTGCCGACCCGGGAGTTGCCGCTGCTGACGCCCATGTCCGAGGTGGCGGGCCGGATGGCGGTGCAGGAGGGGGCGAAGTACCTCGAGAAGCTGTACGGCGGCCGCGGGGTGCTGCTTGGCGGTGTGCCGGGGGTGCCGGCGGCCAAGGTCGTGATCCTGGGCGGCGGCGTGGTCGGCACCAATGCCGCCAAGATCGCGGCCGGGATGGGCGCGAAGGTCACGATCCTCGACCTGTCGCTGGAGCGGCTGCGCTACCTGAGCGACGTGATGCCGGCCAACGTGTCGCTGATCCACTCGAATCGTCACAATATCCTGGACCAGATCTCGACGGCGGACCTGGTGATCGGCGGGGTGCTGATCCCGGGGGCGAAGGCGCCGAAGCTGATCCGGAAGGATGACCTGAAGCGGATGCGGCCCGGGGCGGTGATCGTGGACGTGGCGGTTGACCAGGGCGGGTGCGTGGAGACCATCCACGCCACCACGCACGAGAACCCGACGTACACGGTGGAGGGCGTGATTCACTACGCCGTGGCGAACATGCCCGGGGGCGTGCCGCGCACGTCCACGCTGGCGCTCACCAACGCCACCTTCCCGTACGTGATGCTGCTGGCCACGCATGGGTGGCGGAAGGCGCTGGCGATGAATGGCGCGCTGCTGAAGGGGCTGAACATGACGGCCGGCCAGACGACGTACCGTGCGGTGGCCGAGTCCTTCGGGCTGCCGTTCAGCGAGCCGGCACAGTTCGTGGCCTGA